A region of the Stieleria neptunia genome:
GCATGGCGGTGGGACTCGGAATGTGCGTGGCTGGAGAGGGGGGAACGCGGTGCTATAGATTAGCAAACCCGCCGGCGGCCTTGGCGAGACGGGGATGGCAGAATGATGGGATGGCAGAACGATGGGGTGGCCGCATGATTCCGGCGACTCGTTTCCTTCACGCACGACACATTGGCCAAAAGTGACAGATCTCCTAGGCTAGGGGCGAGACAATCGAATCCTGTCACCGTCCCCCTGGACCTTCGACCATGTCCGCACTGCATGCCGATTATTACGCCGACCAGTTGGTCCAGCACGAAACGGTGCTGGAGCAGAACGAGTGCATTGCCGAAGCGACGTATCGGCTGCGTGTCTCGGCTCCGGCGCTCGCGTCGATCGCCGTACCCGGCCAATTCGTGATGATCCGCTTGGCGGGTGTCGATGCACCGCTGATCGGTCGCGCGTTGGCGATCTGGGACGTGCTGCCGGGCGAGGACGGCAAACCGAAATACATCGATCTGATCTACCTGAAAAAAGGCAGCTTCACGACGGCCTGTGCCGAAAGCCCACTGGGAACCAAAGTCAGCTTGTGGGGGCCGCTGGGCAACGGTTTCTCCGCACGACCGTGTGACCGCTTGATCATGGCCGTCGGCGGGATCGGGCAAACACCGATGTTGCTGCTCGGGCGCGAAGCGATCGGCAGCCAATCGTTTGGTCGGCCAAACGGCTGGGCGAATCAGGTGGAACTGATCTACGGGGCGCGGCGCGAATCATTACTCGCCGGCGTCCCGGATTTTCGTCAGGCCGGATTCGACGTCCAGCTGTGCACCGATGACGGATCCACCGGCCGCCAAGCACTGGTGCCGGATGTCTTGGCCGCTCGGCTCGATGAACTCGATGACGCCTCCGCCGTCCGCGTCGTCACGTGCGGACCGGAGATCATGATGGAGAAGGTCGCCGATGCTTGTCGCAAGCGTGGCGTCGACTGTCAGGTCTCGATGGAAACTCCGATGGCGTGCGGCATCGGCATCTGCTTTTCCTGCGTCGCCAAAGTCAAACAAGACGACGGCGAGTGGGATTACAAACGCACCTGCGTCGAAGGCCCGATCTTTGACGCCGACAAGATTGTTTGGTGACGTAGTGGGATAGGCTTCCAGCCTGTCGTTTTCGCCATGACAGGCTGGAAGCCTATCCCACTTTTTGATTACCCCATCAACAGTACCGCCGCGCCGAGCCCTCCGGCGACCAGGAATCCGGTCGCGTCGATCACCGCGATCCGCCAAATCGGTTCGCCTTCGGTTTGGTAATACGCGCGAACGCTTTCGCCGTGCAGCCACGCCCAAATGCCGGCGCCGATCAGTATCCCTCCCACACCCTTGATGATGCTGAATTCCACGTCATCTGCCATCGCCTCTTGCGCCACTTCGAAAATGCGAAACGCCAGCGCCCAGCCATAGCTGAGCAAGACGACGTACCAGCAGACTCTGCCGCGAAAGAAGCAGCAGATGCTGGTCGCCAACGACAAGAGGGCCATCAGCCCGAGCATCCCGGCAATGAGGTAATAGACGAACCCGACCACGTCGGCCATGGCATCGTCCATGTCCTCCAACATCTCGGCATCGACAAAGCCGAGAAACAACAGCATCAAACCGCCGTAGAAGATCGCCGAGAGTCCGTTGATGATGCCGATAAAGATCAAGAAAGGTGGCCGCATCGCCTCCCCTTTCATCACCAACGCTTCCCCGCGCCGATCGCTGCCCGAAATCGCCTCGTTGAGCATTTTCGCTGCGCTGGCACCGGGCGCCTTGACCGCCACCTTGGCTCCCGGAATCTGAACCGCTTTGATCGGCGCCAAATCGGTTTCGGTCAACTCGTCAAACAACCCGGCTGCCGCCGCGGGAGAGGGCGCGGCGAGCGGTCGAGACTGGGCGGGTGCCCGCCTGGCAGCAGACGCCCCCGGACTGGCTTGCGCTGGTGGCTTCGCCTGTGCCGGCGCCGCAGCAGGCCCCCCGGGTGCCCGAAGCTGTTTCCCACACTTGCATTTGACCACCTTGCCGGCCGCCGTGTCGGGGATTTGAAGCAGAGACGCGCAGCCGGGGCACTTGATCTTCATGGATGACGAAACGTTCTTGGCAGGGGAAACGGTGGCGATCAGCGGTGCCCATCTTAGCAACTCCGCGCCATTTGTCTGTCACAATTTGCCGCTCGGCCGCAGAGAAGTGGCGTAAGCTTCCAGCTTGCGACTCGCGGCGGATCGTGCTGGTAAGCTTCCAGTTTGCCAGTGCCCTCAGTCGCAAGCGGGAAGCTTACGCCACGGGGTGCTCGCCGAGCCCTACCGGAACAATCCGGGCAGCCCTTCCCCGACACTCTGCGCCTTGTGGCTGAGCGCCGCGTTCATCAACTCGATCGCGATCCGCGACTCCAACGTCACTCCGGCTCGCACACCGACGCAGGGGTCATGGCGCCCTTTTTCGAGCTGGAAATCGATCTCGCTGAGGTCTTTGGTGACCGACTGTTGTGGTTTGTTGATCGTCGAAGTGGGTTTGAATCCGACGCGAAACACCAGCGGCATGCCGGTGGTCATCCCGCCGATCAGGCCGCCGTGGGTGTTGGAAACGTACCCGCCGCTGCGGATCGGATCGTTGTTCTCGCTGCCGACCCGCTCGATCACCGCCGCCCCCGCGCCGACCTCGCAGGACTGGACCGCGTTGAGCCCGCCGAGTGCACCCATGATCCGCACCTTTAAACTCTGATACAGCGGGTCTCCCAGCAGCGGCGGCACATTGAGCGCCACCACCTCGACCCCGGCCCCGAGCGAGTCGCCGGACTTGCGCGTCTCCTTGATCAGTTCCGCGGCTTCGGAGGCAAAACCGCTGTCGATCGAAGGGATGACCGAAGCGTCGATGTCGCGCTGCATCGCCGCGATCGTGTCGGCATCGATCGTGACCGAATCCTGCTCGGCCAACAGTGCCTGGCACCGATCGGCCAACGAAACGTTCGCCCGCAGCGGTCCGACTTGATCGATCGAGGACAGCAAGACGGTACCGAAGGTTTGTTGCAAAAACAATCGCGCGAGACTGCCGCCGACGACATCGCTGATCGTGACACGGTAACTGCTGCGACCGCCGCCGCGGACATCGACGAACCCACGCGACTTGTGATACTTCACCAGATCCGTGTGGCCCGGGCGGACCTGACCCTTGGGGCCGATGAATTGCGTGTAATCGCCCGACTTCTTGCTGGTCGACAGGACCATCGCCGCGATCGGTTCGCCGGTGGTGTAGCCCGCCTCATAGCCTTGGGATTCAAACCGCGCCCCCTCGACCTCGACGCTGAGTTTTGATTCACCGCGGCCGGCGTCTCCCAGCAGCGCCTCGTGATCGGTCTGGTACAGGCCGGAGAGAAAGACGACCTTGTCTTTTTCGTTGCGGGGCGTGCCATACTTGTTGCCCCCGGGTCGGCGCCGATCCAAAAACGCTTGGACCTGCTCGCGACGGATCATCAGCCCGGCCGGACAACCGAACACGATGGTCGTCACCGCCGGGCCGTGGGATTCACCCGCGCCCGCGACACCAAAGTAAGGTCCACCAAGAATTTCCATGATTGTTCCTATCGGGAGCATCAAGTGGGATAGGCTTCCAGCCTGTCAAGAGCATCAAGTGGGATAGGCTTCCAGCCTGTCGATTGACCGCCTGGAAGCCTATCCCACAACCATTCCTCTAGAGCCCCAACGCGTCGCGCCCCTGGGCTTCGATTTCCATGACTTTGTCCAAACGGCGCTGGTGCCGCTCGCCCGGCGTGTAGCGGGCCCCCAGAAACGCGCGGACAATTTCCAGGGCCAACTCGCTGCCGATGATCCGGCCGCCGATGCACAACACGTTCATGTCATCGTGTTCGACCCCCTGGTGGGCCGAATAGGTATCGTGACAGATCGCCGCCCGAATCCCGGGAATTTTGTTCGCCGCGACACTCACGCCCACCCCGCTGCCACAGACCACGATGCCACGGTCCGCGTTGCCCAAAATGATCTCGCGTGAAACCGCGATCGCAAAATCGGGGTAGTCGCACCGCGCCGTGCTGTCGGTGCCACAGTCGATGACGTTGCCGACCAATGTCGCGTATGAAACGGCAGCAAGCTGTTCAGCAACCACCTGTTTGAGCGGGTAACCGGCGTGGTCGCCGCCGATGGCGACGCGTAACCGGTCGTCGGATGGGTTCTGATCGATCATGAATCAATGGGCGGGAGGAACAAAAGGCTAGTCAGGGCGGACAGTTTAGCTGGCAAGTTGAAAATTCGTTAGCCGCGAAAACACGTCGCCGGCCATTTGTCCGCGGTGCCGCAACGATCACCGTTGACCTGATCCACCAAAAAACCTAACCTAAGCCCCCCAAAGCATTTAGCTTCTCCTTTCCGATCCGAGCGGTGGTCAGAACGGGGCGTAAAACCGGACTTTCGTCGGATTGGCCCCAAATTGGCTGCTCTAGACGCGGGGGCCGTCGCGCTGCCAATCTGACTCTCTTGCGGGCGAATCTGTATGCTCGCGGCGAAACATACATAGAAACTTACTAAGCGATTCAGCGATGTCGTTTTTTGAAACCCTGGCAGATGTCACCGGCGCAGTCTTCGGCGGTGCCCTCAGCTCCTTTGAACGTGCGATCACGTCCGTGTTCGGATCGGCCAACGCGCGTCAAGTCACCGCACTCCAGGCCAAAGCGGAGGAGATCACCGCGCTTGAGCCGAAATACGAGGCGATGACCGACGAGGAGTTGCGTGAACAGACGCAGCTGTTCCGGCAACGGATCCGTGACGGCGAAAGCTTGGACGACATCTTGCCCGAAGCCTTTGCCGTCTGTCGCGAGGGCGGGAAACGCTTCCTCAGCATGCGTCACTACGACGTCCAGCTGATCGGCGGCATGGTGCTGCACCAGGGCAACATCGCCGAAATGGTCACCGGTGAAGGAAAGACGCTGGTTGCGACGCTGCCGGCCTATCTCAACGCGCTCGAGGGCAAAGGCGTTCACGTCATCACGGTCAACGATTACCTGGCCCGCCGTGACATGGAATGGATGGCGCCGCTGTACATGAACCTGGGTCTGACGGTCAACGCGATCCAATCGGGGATGTCGACCGGCGAAAAACAGGCCGCCTATCGCTGTGACATCACCTACGGAACGAACAACGAATTCGGCTTCGATTACTTGCGCGACAACATGCGGCCGGCCGCCCAAGGCGACGACCGTTTTCCGCCCGAAGCCCAGCAATGCCAAGGCCCGCTGAACTACGCGATCATCGACGAAGTGGACAACATTCTGATCGACGAGGCGAGAACGCCGTTGATCATCAGCGGCCCCAGCGAGATGGATCTGGGGCGATACGCCGATGCCGACCGCGTCGCACGGGCGCTGCGAAAAGAAGAACACTTCACCGTCGACGAAAAACAGCACAACGTCACGCTGACCGACGAGGGTGTGCGTGAAGCCGAACGGCTGGCCGGCGTCGAAAGTTTCTACACCGCCGGCAACATGGAATGGCCGCACCTGATCGACAACGCGCTCAAGGCCCACTACCTGTACAAGCTGGACGTCAATTACGTCGTCAAAGATCGCCAGATCGTGATCGTCGACGAGTTCACCGGTCGCTTGATGGACGGCCGACAATGGAGCGACGGGTTGCACCAAGCGGTCGAAGCCAAAGAAAATGTTCCGATCAAACCCGAAACCCAAACCTTTGCCACCGCCTCGCTGCAAAACATCTTCAAGATGTACAAGAAGCTGTCCGGCATGACCGGGACCGCGATGACCGAGGCCAACGAGTTTTGGAAGATCTACAAACTCGACGTGATTGCGATCCCGACCAACCGCGTCTTGCAACGGATCGAACATCCCGACGTCATCTATCTGACCGAAGAATTCAAATACAAAGCGCTCGCCGAAGAGATCGAACGGACCAACAAGTGGGATGTGTTGGGACTGAAGGACGGAACCGAATTGTGGGGCAAGATCGAGGAAGAACAGAGCGATCAAGTCAAATTCATCGGCAAGGGTGAAAAGACCCCTGACACGATCCCCAAGGCAAAGATCACCTCGATCGAATATGCCGGACGCCCCGTCCTGGTCGGTACCGTCAGCATCGAGAAGAGCGAAAAACTGAGCCTGTTGCTCGAACGCCGCGGCGTCAAACACGAAGTCCTGAACGCCAAACAGCACGAACGGGAAGCGGACATCGTTTCGCAAGCGGGACGAAAATACGCCGTCACGATCGCGACCAACATGGCCGGTCGTGGTACCGACATCATCCTCGGCGGCAACCCCGAGACCAAAGCCTGGGCACAACTGCAGCACAAGTACGCGACGCGACTGGACGTTCCCGACGAGGAATGGAACGAGTTGGTCGAATCGATCGACAAAGCCGAAGGCATGAGCGAGCAGGGCGAACACGTCCGCGAACTCGGCGGGTTGTACGTCCTGGGAACCGAACGTCACGAATCGCGACGCATCGACCTGCAGCTTCGCGGACGTTGCGGACGCCAAGGCGACCCCGGTTCGAGCCGTTTCTTCTTGTCGCTCGAAGACGACTTGATGCGGATCTTCGCCGGCGAGTGGGTCAAGAACATGATGGAACGGATCGGCATGAGGGAGGACGAACCGCTGGAGTCCAAACTCGTCACCCGCCGCATCGCAGCCGCCCAAAAGAAAGTCGAAGAACGCAACTTTGAAATGCGAAAGAGTTTGCTGGACTATGACGAGGTCATGGACGAGCAACGAAAACGCGTCTATCGCTATCGCCAAAACCTGCTCGATGGCCACAGCTCGCGGACGATGATTCTGGATCTGATCCGATCCCAGATCCAAGAACAGGTCGAAACGTTCTTGGAACCCGGCTACGGCGCCGAAACCTTTGCCGCCTTCGCCGGCGGCCAACTCGGTTGCACGCTGGATCCCAAAGATTTCCAAAACATGGAAATCTCCATGGCCACCAGCTACGCCCGCGAACAAGCCGAGCGAACCGCCGAAGTCACGGTCGAAGAAATCGTCGAAGAAAACCTGCCCGAAGGCATGGAGGACGAATGGAACTGGCAGGCGCTCGCCAAATGGTGCAACACCTCCCTGGGCACCAATTATCAAGACCATCAACTGAAAAAGATGGAACGCGATGAACTGATCAACACCCTGATCGAGAAAAGTCATCAAGCCATTGAAAAAGTTGATCTCAGCGAAGGCGAACCGTTCCTCGATGCCGACTACGGACTCCGCGTCCTCTGCGGTTGGATGCGACACCGCTTCGGAATCGAAACCACTCCCGAAGAATTCCGCGACGTCGAAGATCGACGTGCCGTCACCAAGGCGTTGGTCTCACGCGCCGAGGAAGCATACGCCGAGAAAGAAACCGAATACCCGGCACTCGCCGGCATCTCGCAATTCACCGTCCAGCAAGGTGCCCAAGTCATCTTGGATCGCGAAAACCTGGTCGGCTGGATCAAACGTCGCTTTGAGAAAGGGGTCGACATCGAGGAGGTACCGCTGAACCGTGACGACCTGAAAACGCAGCTGATCCAGTTCAGCCGCGAAACCAGCGACGCCGCCGGCGCCATGTACGCCAAAGCGGATGAGATGGTCCAGAACGTGTTCGGGGATGCCCAGGACGACCAGACCGCCGCGGTCGCCACCAGCGGAACCGACAAACTGGAAACCCTGGCCGCTTGGATGAAAAACGAACTGGGTGCTTCGATCGAAGCGGAAGATCTGGCGCGGATGAATCGTGAAAAACTCACCCTGGCCGTCGACGGTGCCGTCGATGATCGATTCCACCCCGAAATGCGACGCATGGAACGCCAGATCTTGCTGAACATCGTCGACGACGTTTGGAAAAATCACCTGCTGACGATGGACCACCTCCGCAGCAGCGTCGGCTTGAAAGGCTATGCCCAACTGGACCCCAAAGTCGAATACAAACGCGAAGGCATGCGGCTGTTCGACCACATGTGGGAATCGGTCGGTGAACAAGTCACCGGTTTGATCTTCCGCATGGAATCGTTCAACCAAGACTTCATCCGCAGCACCTGGGTCGACGCCAAAGCACGTCACGATGAAGTGCACTCGGTCGCCGGCCAAGCGGGCACCGCGACGGCGACCAAGGCCGCCACCCAAACGGCCGCACAACAGGCCGCCGAAGCGAGCAACCAGCAGACCGACGCCAAACCCGAGCCGATTCGAAATACCGGCGTCAAAATCGGACGCAATGATCCCTGCCCCTGCGGCAGCGGCAAGAAATACAAGAATTGCTGCCTGAGGAAGTAGCCAGTCGAATTCCCCGCCGATCTCGTTCCAGGGCTCCGCCTTGGAACGCAATGCCCCCGAGGCTCCGCCTCGTCCAACATTCAACCGGAAGGCGGAGCCTTCCAATCAGCCCGTCCCCAGGCAGAGCCTGGGAACGAGAAACGAGAAACAGACCGGAGGGCTTGCGCCCTGCCGCTAAAACCTCGTAAAACACAGCCAAACTCGTTCCAAGGCTCCGCCTTGGAACGCAATGCCCCCGAGGCTCCGCCTCACCCAGCAGCCAACCGGAAGGCGGAGCCTTCCAATCAGCCCGTCCCCAGGCAGAGCCTGGGAACGAGAAAGCACGACCCGAGAACGGAATCTCCAATGCAGCCAAACTCGTTCCAAGGCTCCGCCTTGGAACGCAATGCCC
Encoded here:
- a CDS encoding preprotein translocase subunit SecA, giving the protein MSFFETLADVTGAVFGGALSSFERAITSVFGSANARQVTALQAKAEEITALEPKYEAMTDEELREQTQLFRQRIRDGESLDDILPEAFAVCREGGKRFLSMRHYDVQLIGGMVLHQGNIAEMVTGEGKTLVATLPAYLNALEGKGVHVITVNDYLARRDMEWMAPLYMNLGLTVNAIQSGMSTGEKQAAYRCDITYGTNNEFGFDYLRDNMRPAAQGDDRFPPEAQQCQGPLNYAIIDEVDNILIDEARTPLIISGPSEMDLGRYADADRVARALRKEEHFTVDEKQHNVTLTDEGVREAERLAGVESFYTAGNMEWPHLIDNALKAHYLYKLDVNYVVKDRQIVIVDEFTGRLMDGRQWSDGLHQAVEAKENVPIKPETQTFATASLQNIFKMYKKLSGMTGTAMTEANEFWKIYKLDVIAIPTNRVLQRIEHPDVIYLTEEFKYKALAEEIERTNKWDVLGLKDGTELWGKIEEEQSDQVKFIGKGEKTPDTIPKAKITSIEYAGRPVLVGTVSIEKSEKLSLLLERRGVKHEVLNAKQHEREADIVSQAGRKYAVTIATNMAGRGTDIILGGNPETKAWAQLQHKYATRLDVPDEEWNELVESIDKAEGMSEQGEHVRELGGLYVLGTERHESRRIDLQLRGRCGRQGDPGSSRFFLSLEDDLMRIFAGEWVKNMMERIGMREDEPLESKLVTRRIAAAQKKVEERNFEMRKSLLDYDEVMDEQRKRVYRYRQNLLDGHSSRTMILDLIRSQIQEQVETFLEPGYGAETFAAFAGGQLGCTLDPKDFQNMEISMATSYAREQAERTAEVTVEEIVEENLPEGMEDEWNWQALAKWCNTSLGTNYQDHQLKKMERDELINTLIEKSHQAIEKVDLSEGEPFLDADYGLRVLCGWMRHRFGIETTPEEFRDVEDRRAVTKALVSRAEEAYAEKETEYPALAGISQFTVQQGAQVILDRENLVGWIKRRFEKGVDIEEVPLNRDDLKTQLIQFSRETSDAAGAMYAKADEMVQNVFGDAQDDQTAAVATSGTDKLETLAAWMKNELGASIEAEDLARMNREKLTLAVDGAVDDRFHPEMRRMERQILLNIVDDVWKNHLLTMDHLRSSVGLKGYAQLDPKVEYKREGMRLFDHMWESVGEQVTGLIFRMESFNQDFIRSTWVDAKARHDEVHSVAGQAGTATATKAATQTAAQQAAEASNQQTDAKPEPIRNTGVKIGRNDPCPCGSGKKYKNCCLRK
- the rpiB gene encoding ribose 5-phosphate isomerase B, coding for MIDQNPSDDRLRVAIGGDHAGYPLKQVVAEQLAAVSYATLVGNVIDCGTDSTARCDYPDFAIAVSREIILGNADRGIVVCGSGVGVSVAANKIPGIRAAICHDTYSAHQGVEHDDMNVLCIGGRIIGSELALEIVRAFLGARYTPGERHQRRLDKVMEIEAQGRDALGL
- a CDS encoding dihydroorotate dehydrogenase electron transfer subunit; translated protein: MSALHADYYADQLVQHETVLEQNECIAEATYRLRVSAPALASIAVPGQFVMIRLAGVDAPLIGRALAIWDVLPGEDGKPKYIDLIYLKKGSFTTACAESPLGTKVSLWGPLGNGFSARPCDRLIMAVGGIGQTPMLLLGREAIGSQSFGRPNGWANQVELIYGARRESLLAGVPDFRQAGFDVQLCTDDGSTGRQALVPDVLAARLDELDDASAVRVVTCGPEIMMEKVADACRKRGVDCQVSMETPMACGIGICFSCVAKVKQDDGEWDYKRTCVEGPIFDADKIVW
- a CDS encoding zinc ribbon domain-containing protein; amino-acid sequence: MKIKCPGCASLLQIPDTAAGKVVKCKCGKQLRAPGGPAAAPAQAKPPAQASPGASAARRAPAQSRPLAAPSPAAAAGLFDELTETDLAPIKAVQIPGAKVAVKAPGASAAKMLNEAISGSDRRGEALVMKGEAMRPPFLIFIGIINGLSAIFYGGLMLLFLGFVDAEMLEDMDDAMADVVGFVYYLIAGMLGLMALLSLATSICCFFRGRVCWYVVLLSYGWALAFRIFEVAQEAMADDVEFSIIKGVGGILIGAGIWAWLHGESVRAYYQTEGEPIWRIAVIDATGFLVAGGLGAAVLLMG
- a CDS encoding chorismate synthase gives rise to the protein MEILGGPYFGVAGAGESHGPAVTTIVFGCPAGLMIRREQVQAFLDRRRPGGNKYGTPRNEKDKVVFLSGLYQTDHEALLGDAGRGESKLSVEVEGARFESQGYEAGYTTGEPIAAMVLSTSKKSGDYTQFIGPKGQVRPGHTDLVKYHKSRGFVDVRGGGRSSYRVTISDVVGGSLARLFLQQTFGTVLLSSIDQVGPLRANVSLADRCQALLAEQDSVTIDADTIAAMQRDIDASVIPSIDSGFASEAAELIKETRKSGDSLGAGVEVVALNVPPLLGDPLYQSLKVRIMGALGGLNAVQSCEVGAGAAVIERVGSENNDPIRSGGYVSNTHGGLIGGMTTGMPLVFRVGFKPTSTINKPQQSVTKDLSEIDFQLEKGRHDPCVGVRAGVTLESRIAIELMNAALSHKAQSVGEGLPGLFR